From Coccinella septempunctata chromosome 4, icCocSept1.1, whole genome shotgun sequence, a single genomic window includes:
- the LOC123311925 gene encoding MPN domain-containing protein-like isoform X2, producing the protein MQSHLQAALLGQTFFNKSSTAEDEHNAFQEEEHDENDEFDEDIDCDNGHKSGGIKNVWGSSSRTITLQMLLEAKILQPGQGAMTIEYLGQKFVGDLLQDGKIRSQETDIAFATPSAWAIACKRFINPDKKSGCGWASVKYKGKKLDAYKNIWYRKKKEEREQEISENESTELKIMSNLVFRMVVKHNTIANRTLTHDANTLIECVPFSNLGKIQPFLVTLSTNAALVIDFHSHLTKSEVSGYLAGHWDFNSHNLQVTHAFPCRNTKADRENAPQVEAEISKAIEKEKLLLVGWYHSHPFTAAAPTLRDVDAQLDYQIKMKGQSDNSYTPCIGIIISPYNYENSSLESSIIAYWVIPPPEVKPNEYGRPMLMSYSVSQDSQITDHVKEQLTKCAEYYKKEKDFINFNEQFMGNSLFIDKLKSTLVSKFPREDKENNSWKFIRELVGCNAEENESLLSIPSVSKPQMLPTLNTPVSLNSMMLPQDISSLFYNSMNSGKYTSTSSMLGLPDPMAHSTLAANNMFLQSNLFKMQELLKPLSSSSPVNKSKESGKSPSPLKIPTDIKPWKNEYQVPDILNLKSNFLAPDLNLPKAPPDYPYKNHNDFNIPDLSGIKNSMADFSLDLCKNQNENEKSNVSKSGGYSMLDLSLSKTVDSQPSSEHTLDLSQQSLEKNDDNGPLNLTQ; encoded by the exons ATGCAGTCACATCTCCAAGCTGCTTTGTTAGGTCAAACATTTTTTAATAAGTCTTCAACCGCTGAAGATGAACATAATGCTTTTCAAGAGGAAGAACATGATGAGAATGACGAATTTGATGAG GATATAGATTGTGATAATGGACATAAATCTGGAGGGATTAAAAATGTTTGGGGCAGCAGCTCTAGGACCATCACTTTGCAAATGCTCCTAGAAGCAAAAATTCTGCAACCAGGACAAGGGGCTATGACAATAGAATATTTA GGGCAAAAATTTGTTGGTGATTTATTGCAAGACGGAAAGATCAGAAGTCAAGAAACTGATATAGCTTTCGCAACACCAAGCGCTTGGGCTATTGCTTGTAAGCGTTTCATAAATCCTGATAAAAAGTCGGGTTGTGGCTGGGCTTCAGTAAAatataaaggaaaaaaattggaTGCTTACAAGAACATTTGGTACaggaagaagaaagaagaacgCGAACAAG AAATCTCAGAAAACGAATCCACTGAACTAAAGATTATGTCAAATTTAGTGTTCAGAATGGTCGTCAAACATAACACCATCGCCAATCGAACATTGACTCA TGATGCAAATACCCTGATAGAATGTGTTCCTTTTTCCAATTTGGGCAAAATACAGCCTTTTTTAGTAACATTGTCTACAAATGCAGCTTTAGTTATAGATTTTCATAGCCATCTTACAAAAAGTGAAGTATCTGGTTATTTAGCAGGGCATTGGGATTTCAACAGTCACA ATTTACAGGTGACCCATGCATTTCCATGTCGGAATACAAAAGCCGACAGAGAAAATGCCCCTCAAGTTGAAGCAGAAATATCAAAAGCAATTGAAAAAGAGAAATTACTTCTTGTTGGTTGGTATCACTCCCACCCTTTTACTGCAGCAGCCCCAACTTTAAGGGATGTGGACGCTCAGTTGGACtatcaaataaaaatgaaaggACAATCTGATAACAGCTACACTCCCTGCATAGGGATAATAATAT CTCCGTATAACTATGAAAACAGTTCATTGGAATCGAGTATCATTGCCTACTGGGTAATTCCACCGCCAGAAGTCAAACCTAACGAATATGGACGGCCGATGCTCATGTCATACAGTGTTAGTCAAGATTCTCAAATAACTGATCATGTAAAAGAGCAGCTAACGAAATGTGCTGAGtattacaaaaaagaaaaagattTCATCAACTTCAATGAACAATTCATGGGTAATTCACTTTTCatagataaattgaaaagtacGTTGGTATCGAAGTTCCCAAGGGAAGATAAAGAAAATAATTCATGGAAGTTCATAAGGGAGTTGGTTGGGTGTAACGCTGAGGAAAATGAAAGTTTGCTTTCTATTCCCTCAGTGTCGAAACCACAGATGTTACCAACGTTAAATACCCCAGTTAGTCTGAATTCTATGATGTTGCCTCAAGATATTTCCAGCTTGTTCTATAATTCGATGAATTCAGGGAAATATACCAGCACTTCGTCTATGTTGGGACTACCGGATCCAATGGCCCACAGTACTCTGGCAGCAAATAACATGTTCCTTCAATCCAATCTGTTCAAAATGCAAGAACTTTTGAAACCCTTATCAAGTAGCAGTCCGGTTAATAAGTCTAAGGAATCGGGAAAATCTCCGTCCCCCTTGAAGATCCCCACCGACATAAAACCTTGGAAAAACGAATATCAAGTACCggatattttgaatttgaagagtAATTTCTTGGCCCCAGACCTGAATCTCCCCAAAGCTCCCCCAGATTATCCCTATAAGAATCACAATGATTTCAATATTCCCGATTTGAGTGGGATCAAGAACAGTATGGCAGATTTCAGTCTAGATTTGTGTAAAAATCAGAACGAGAATGAAAAGAGTAATGTTTCGAAATCTGGCGGATATTCAATGTTGGACTTGAGTCTATCGAAAACGGTCGATTCACAGCCGTCTAGTGAACACACTTTAGATTTGAGTCAGCAAAGTTTGGAGAAGAATGATGATAATGGGCCATTGAATCTAACccagtga
- the LOC123311610 gene encoding probable methylenetetrahydrofolate reductase yields MSKSDQRLTNIFKNQTKRICSLEFSSKKDINYDLVDTIPFSFCSVIWIGTYDKPPEEIEPIVAAAELIKRGHPTVLHLAARNVNKKTVPKILEYARQVGVRNLLVMRGAAPGCQEPDSTYDFPYSTDLIKFIKIKYGDYFDLCVPGYPYKHPESKTLEEDMKYLKQKNDAGAKFIISQAAFSYEIYKNFLKNCRKFEISMQIIPGVYMIRSVVDFCLLKKLCKVPTNDPVVQFIKDHKGSEDEIAAYGIKISNEVIRKILQDKDFCPPHIYTMNEFASIRDFISNLKLEK; encoded by the exons atgtcaaaatcagaCCAAAGACTCACAAACATCTTCAAAAACCAAACTAAAAGGATATGTTCTCTGGAATTCTCTTCcaagaaagatatcaattacgATTTAGTGGACAcgataccgttcagtttctgtTCTGTAATTTGGATCG GTACATATGATAAGCCTCCAGAAGAAATAGAACCTATCGTAGCTGCGGCAGAACTGATAAAAAGGGGACATCCGACAGTTCTTCATCTTGCGGCCAGGAATGTGAACAAGAAAACGGTGCCCAAAATCTTAGAATACGCCCGTCAAGTTGGCGTGAGAAATCTCTTGGTCATGCGAGGTG CTGCTCCAGGATGTCAAGAACCAGATTCAACTTATGACTTTCCTTACAGTACCGATCTgataaaattcatcaaaatcaaaTATGGCGACTACTTCGATCTTTGTGTGCCCGGATACCCCTATAAACATCCTGAAAGTAAGACATTGGAGGAGGATATGAAATACTTGAAGCAAAAG AATGACGCTGGGGCTAAATTCATTATCTCCCAAGCTGCCTTTTCCTACGAAATCTACAAGAATTTCCTGAAAAACTGCAGAAAATTCGAAATATCCATGCAAATCATACCAGGCGTGTACATGATACGATCAGTGGTCGATTTCTGCTTGTTGAAAAAACTATGCAAAGTTCCGACAAACGATCCGGTCGTTCAGTTCATCAAAGATCACAAGGGATCAGAAGATGAAATtgctgcatatggcataaaaaTATCTAACGAAGTAATAAGAAAAATCCTCCAGGATAAAGATTTTTGTCCACCTCATATATATACAATGAACGAGTTTGCTAGCATAAGAGATTTCATATCGAACTTGAAGCTAGAGAAATGA
- the LOC123311925 gene encoding MPN domain-containing protein-like isoform X1, protein MQSHLQAALLGQTFFNKSSTAEDEHNAFQEEEHDENDEFDEDIDCDNGHKSGGIKNVWGSSSRTITLQMLLEAKILQPGQGAMTIEYLGQKFVGDLLQDGKIRSQETDIAFATPSAWAIACKRFINPDKKSGCGWASVKYKGKKLDAYKNIWYRKKKEEREQGVIIPEISENESTELKIMSNLVFRMVVKHNTIANRTLTHDANTLIECVPFSNLGKIQPFLVTLSTNAALVIDFHSHLTKSEVSGYLAGHWDFNSHNLQVTHAFPCRNTKADRENAPQVEAEISKAIEKEKLLLVGWYHSHPFTAAAPTLRDVDAQLDYQIKMKGQSDNSYTPCIGIIISPYNYENSSLESSIIAYWVIPPPEVKPNEYGRPMLMSYSVSQDSQITDHVKEQLTKCAEYYKKEKDFINFNEQFMGNSLFIDKLKSTLVSKFPREDKENNSWKFIRELVGCNAEENESLLSIPSVSKPQMLPTLNTPVSLNSMMLPQDISSLFYNSMNSGKYTSTSSMLGLPDPMAHSTLAANNMFLQSNLFKMQELLKPLSSSSPVNKSKESGKSPSPLKIPTDIKPWKNEYQVPDILNLKSNFLAPDLNLPKAPPDYPYKNHNDFNIPDLSGIKNSMADFSLDLCKNQNENEKSNVSKSGGYSMLDLSLSKTVDSQPSSEHTLDLSQQSLEKNDDNGPLNLTQ, encoded by the exons ATGCAGTCACATCTCCAAGCTGCTTTGTTAGGTCAAACATTTTTTAATAAGTCTTCAACCGCTGAAGATGAACATAATGCTTTTCAAGAGGAAGAACATGATGAGAATGACGAATTTGATGAG GATATAGATTGTGATAATGGACATAAATCTGGAGGGATTAAAAATGTTTGGGGCAGCAGCTCTAGGACCATCACTTTGCAAATGCTCCTAGAAGCAAAAATTCTGCAACCAGGACAAGGGGCTATGACAATAGAATATTTA GGGCAAAAATTTGTTGGTGATTTATTGCAAGACGGAAAGATCAGAAGTCAAGAAACTGATATAGCTTTCGCAACACCAAGCGCTTGGGCTATTGCTTGTAAGCGTTTCATAAATCCTGATAAAAAGTCGGGTTGTGGCTGGGCTTCAGTAAAatataaaggaaaaaaattggaTGCTTACAAGAACATTTGGTACaggaagaagaaagaagaacgCGAACAAG GAGTAATAATTCCAGAAATCTCAGAAAACGAATCCACTGAACTAAAGATTATGTCAAATTTAGTGTTCAGAATGGTCGTCAAACATAACACCATCGCCAATCGAACATTGACTCA TGATGCAAATACCCTGATAGAATGTGTTCCTTTTTCCAATTTGGGCAAAATACAGCCTTTTTTAGTAACATTGTCTACAAATGCAGCTTTAGTTATAGATTTTCATAGCCATCTTACAAAAAGTGAAGTATCTGGTTATTTAGCAGGGCATTGGGATTTCAACAGTCACA ATTTACAGGTGACCCATGCATTTCCATGTCGGAATACAAAAGCCGACAGAGAAAATGCCCCTCAAGTTGAAGCAGAAATATCAAAAGCAATTGAAAAAGAGAAATTACTTCTTGTTGGTTGGTATCACTCCCACCCTTTTACTGCAGCAGCCCCAACTTTAAGGGATGTGGACGCTCAGTTGGACtatcaaataaaaatgaaaggACAATCTGATAACAGCTACACTCCCTGCATAGGGATAATAATAT CTCCGTATAACTATGAAAACAGTTCATTGGAATCGAGTATCATTGCCTACTGGGTAATTCCACCGCCAGAAGTCAAACCTAACGAATATGGACGGCCGATGCTCATGTCATACAGTGTTAGTCAAGATTCTCAAATAACTGATCATGTAAAAGAGCAGCTAACGAAATGTGCTGAGtattacaaaaaagaaaaagattTCATCAACTTCAATGAACAATTCATGGGTAATTCACTTTTCatagataaattgaaaagtacGTTGGTATCGAAGTTCCCAAGGGAAGATAAAGAAAATAATTCATGGAAGTTCATAAGGGAGTTGGTTGGGTGTAACGCTGAGGAAAATGAAAGTTTGCTTTCTATTCCCTCAGTGTCGAAACCACAGATGTTACCAACGTTAAATACCCCAGTTAGTCTGAATTCTATGATGTTGCCTCAAGATATTTCCAGCTTGTTCTATAATTCGATGAATTCAGGGAAATATACCAGCACTTCGTCTATGTTGGGACTACCGGATCCAATGGCCCACAGTACTCTGGCAGCAAATAACATGTTCCTTCAATCCAATCTGTTCAAAATGCAAGAACTTTTGAAACCCTTATCAAGTAGCAGTCCGGTTAATAAGTCTAAGGAATCGGGAAAATCTCCGTCCCCCTTGAAGATCCCCACCGACATAAAACCTTGGAAAAACGAATATCAAGTACCggatattttgaatttgaagagtAATTTCTTGGCCCCAGACCTGAATCTCCCCAAAGCTCCCCCAGATTATCCCTATAAGAATCACAATGATTTCAATATTCCCGATTTGAGTGGGATCAAGAACAGTATGGCAGATTTCAGTCTAGATTTGTGTAAAAATCAGAACGAGAATGAAAAGAGTAATGTTTCGAAATCTGGCGGATATTCAATGTTGGACTTGAGTCTATCGAAAACGGTCGATTCACAGCCGTCTAGTGAACACACTTTAGATTTGAGTCAGCAAAGTTTGGAGAAGAATGATGATAATGGGCCATTGAATCTAACccagtga
- the LOC123312096 gene encoding ADP-ribosylation factor-like protein 5A has protein sequence MGLLLSKLWSLFGNEEHKIVIVGLDNAGKTTILYQFLMNEVVHTSPTIGSNVEEVVWRNIHFIMWDLGGQQSLRAAWSTYYTNTEFVIVVIDSTDKERLSIIKEELYKMLANEELSKAGVLIYANKQDIKGSLTASEISEELNLTSIKQQQWHIQSCCALTGEGLYSGLEWIAGRLKRK, from the exons ATGGGTTTATTACTATCTAAGTTATGGAGTCTATTTGGGAACGAAG AACACAAAATTGTTATTGTTGGACTTGATAATGCAGGAAAAACAACAATTTTATATCAGTTCCTGATGAATGAAGTTGTACACACTAGTCCCACAATTGGTTCAAATGTAGAAGAAGTTGTTTGGCGAAATATTCACTTCATCATGTGGGACTTGGGAGGACAGCAATCATTGAGGGCTGCATGGAGTACATATTATACAAATACTGAA tTTGTGATTGTTGTGATAGACTCGACAGATAAAGAACGATTATCTATAATTAAGGAGGAACTTTACAAAATGTTAGCTAATGAGGAATTGTCTAAAGCGGGAGTTTTGATTTATGCCAATAAGCAAGACATAAAGGGCTCATTAACTGCCTCAGAAATATCCGAAGAACTGAATTTGACTTCAATAAAGCAGCAGCAATGGCACATTCAAAGTTGTTGTGCTCTCACAGGAGAAGG GTTGTATTCAGGTTTAGAATGGATAGCCGGAAGATTGAAGAGAAAATGA
- the LOC123311925 gene encoding MPN domain-containing protein-like isoform X3 — protein sequence MLLEAKILQPGQGAMTIEYLGQKFVGDLLQDGKIRSQETDIAFATPSAWAIACKRFINPDKKSGCGWASVKYKGKKLDAYKNIWYRKKKEEREQGVIIPEISENESTELKIMSNLVFRMVVKHNTIANRTLTHDANTLIECVPFSNLGKIQPFLVTLSTNAALVIDFHSHLTKSEVSGYLAGHWDFNSHNLQVTHAFPCRNTKADRENAPQVEAEISKAIEKEKLLLVGWYHSHPFTAAAPTLRDVDAQLDYQIKMKGQSDNSYTPCIGIIISPYNYENSSLESSIIAYWVIPPPEVKPNEYGRPMLMSYSVSQDSQITDHVKEQLTKCAEYYKKEKDFINFNEQFMGNSLFIDKLKSTLVSKFPREDKENNSWKFIRELVGCNAEENESLLSIPSVSKPQMLPTLNTPVSLNSMMLPQDISSLFYNSMNSGKYTSTSSMLGLPDPMAHSTLAANNMFLQSNLFKMQELLKPLSSSSPVNKSKESGKSPSPLKIPTDIKPWKNEYQVPDILNLKSNFLAPDLNLPKAPPDYPYKNHNDFNIPDLSGIKNSMADFSLDLCKNQNENEKSNVSKSGGYSMLDLSLSKTVDSQPSSEHTLDLSQQSLEKNDDNGPLNLTQ from the exons ATGCTCCTAGAAGCAAAAATTCTGCAACCAGGACAAGGGGCTATGACAATAGAATATTTA GGGCAAAAATTTGTTGGTGATTTATTGCAAGACGGAAAGATCAGAAGTCAAGAAACTGATATAGCTTTCGCAACACCAAGCGCTTGGGCTATTGCTTGTAAGCGTTTCATAAATCCTGATAAAAAGTCGGGTTGTGGCTGGGCTTCAGTAAAatataaaggaaaaaaattggaTGCTTACAAGAACATTTGGTACaggaagaagaaagaagaacgCGAACAAG GAGTAATAATTCCAGAAATCTCAGAAAACGAATCCACTGAACTAAAGATTATGTCAAATTTAGTGTTCAGAATGGTCGTCAAACATAACACCATCGCCAATCGAACATTGACTCA TGATGCAAATACCCTGATAGAATGTGTTCCTTTTTCCAATTTGGGCAAAATACAGCCTTTTTTAGTAACATTGTCTACAAATGCAGCTTTAGTTATAGATTTTCATAGCCATCTTACAAAAAGTGAAGTATCTGGTTATTTAGCAGGGCATTGGGATTTCAACAGTCACA ATTTACAGGTGACCCATGCATTTCCATGTCGGAATACAAAAGCCGACAGAGAAAATGCCCCTCAAGTTGAAGCAGAAATATCAAAAGCAATTGAAAAAGAGAAATTACTTCTTGTTGGTTGGTATCACTCCCACCCTTTTACTGCAGCAGCCCCAACTTTAAGGGATGTGGACGCTCAGTTGGACtatcaaataaaaatgaaaggACAATCTGATAACAGCTACACTCCCTGCATAGGGATAATAATAT CTCCGTATAACTATGAAAACAGTTCATTGGAATCGAGTATCATTGCCTACTGGGTAATTCCACCGCCAGAAGTCAAACCTAACGAATATGGACGGCCGATGCTCATGTCATACAGTGTTAGTCAAGATTCTCAAATAACTGATCATGTAAAAGAGCAGCTAACGAAATGTGCTGAGtattacaaaaaagaaaaagattTCATCAACTTCAATGAACAATTCATGGGTAATTCACTTTTCatagataaattgaaaagtacGTTGGTATCGAAGTTCCCAAGGGAAGATAAAGAAAATAATTCATGGAAGTTCATAAGGGAGTTGGTTGGGTGTAACGCTGAGGAAAATGAAAGTTTGCTTTCTATTCCCTCAGTGTCGAAACCACAGATGTTACCAACGTTAAATACCCCAGTTAGTCTGAATTCTATGATGTTGCCTCAAGATATTTCCAGCTTGTTCTATAATTCGATGAATTCAGGGAAATATACCAGCACTTCGTCTATGTTGGGACTACCGGATCCAATGGCCCACAGTACTCTGGCAGCAAATAACATGTTCCTTCAATCCAATCTGTTCAAAATGCAAGAACTTTTGAAACCCTTATCAAGTAGCAGTCCGGTTAATAAGTCTAAGGAATCGGGAAAATCTCCGTCCCCCTTGAAGATCCCCACCGACATAAAACCTTGGAAAAACGAATATCAAGTACCggatattttgaatttgaagagtAATTTCTTGGCCCCAGACCTGAATCTCCCCAAAGCTCCCCCAGATTATCCCTATAAGAATCACAATGATTTCAATATTCCCGATTTGAGTGGGATCAAGAACAGTATGGCAGATTTCAGTCTAGATTTGTGTAAAAATCAGAACGAGAATGAAAAGAGTAATGTTTCGAAATCTGGCGGATATTCAATGTTGGACTTGAGTCTATCGAAAACGGTCGATTCACAGCCGTCTAGTGAACACACTTTAGATTTGAGTCAGCAAAGTTTGGAGAAGAATGATGATAATGGGCCATTGAATCTAACccagtga
- the LOC123312097 gene encoding ribonuclease H2 subunit C, which yields MAIHIQNGKRGINSNAGLTENIHSIPFNIHADCDADVSKYFYQSSENELKYASFRGYPLIGKEIKLPEGYKGVVLHETIRPSVETQDRKFYILHTFNKFTYWNWGKIPSPNDALVQAIDWIDIAEALHSPITE from the exons atggcGATACATATACAAAACGGAAAAAGAGGTATCAATTCGAATGCAGGACTTACAGAAAATATTCATAGTATTCCCTTCAACATCCATGCGGACTGCGATGCTGACGTTTCTAAATATTTTTATCAGTCTTCAGAAAATGAAT TAAAATATGCTTCCTTCAGAGGGTACCCCTTGATAGGAAAAGAAATAAAACTGCCAGAAGGCTACAAGGGTGTTGTTTTACATGAAACAATAAGGCCTTCCGTCGAAACACAGGACAGAAAGTTTTATATATTGCACACCTTCAACAAGTTCACCTACTGGAACTGGGGAAAAATTCCTAGCCCAAATGATGCTCTTGTTCAAGCTATTGACTGGATAGACATAGCAGAAGCA cTACATAGTCCTATCACTGAATGA